In Juglans microcarpa x Juglans regia isolate MS1-56 chromosome 8D, Jm3101_v1.0, whole genome shotgun sequence, the following are encoded in one genomic region:
- the LOC121242023 gene encoding uncharacterized protein LOC121242023, whose translation MAIKTNILVLQNLHTLGIGGPKVEDQILSREEKLLELSHPTNSRTTLQVLNLPNCPQTESSFFPKSSLFTKFNSSATFNKLILSESEMVSLPTCIEGFVALSELYLRDCEKLEEILELPPNIKSVDATGCMSLQRFSVVSRILKFNGSHIRSLRMIQLGGCEKMHEEICNYKVPNPLLWKRHYKATALLENEIPEWFRYQKEFLENEIVKSGNDDVFQLRKNEEWVINIEGPHYLEDISGIVVYALVFYKEACESTDFIYDAEITSNNSNHVCRIDFDEVVNLINIDGTGGSGYDVKVGYSDLESFELKVLDNLRPSS comes from the exons atggcTATAAAAACCAACATTCTTGTACTGCAAAATTTACACACGCTTGGAATTGGTGGTCCAAAGGTGGAAGACCAGATTTTATCGAGGGAAGAAAAACTCCTTGAATTGTCGCATCCAACGAATTCAAGAACTACATTACAAGTGTTGAATCTTCCAAATTGTCCCCAAACAGAATCAAGTTTCTTTCCAAAATCAAGTTTATTTACCAAGTTTAATTCCTCGGCCACTTTCAACAAGTTAATTCTATCGGAAAGTGAGATGGTTAGCCTTCCCACGTGCATCGAAGGATTTGTTGCACTCAGTGAACTCTACTTGCGGGATTGtgagaaacttgaagaaatctTAGAACTTCCACCAAATATTAAAAGTGTAGATGCAACGGGATGCATGTCGTTACAAAGATTTTCCGTAGTATCAagaatattgaaattcaatGGAAGCCACATCAGGTCGCTAAGAATGATTCAATTGGGTGGATGCGAAAAAATGCATGAGGAGATTTGTAATTATAAAGTGCCAAATCCTTTACTGTGGaag AGACATTATAAGGCCACTGCGTTATTGGAAAATGAGATTCCAGAGTGGTTCCGGTATCAGAAagaatttttagaaaatgaaattgtcAAGAGTGGGAATGATGATGTTTTCCAACTGAGGAAAAATGAGGAATGGGTAATAAATATTGAGGGGCCACACTATTTGGAAGATATAAGTGGGATTGTAGTATATGCCCTTGTGTTTTATAAAGAAGCTTGTGAAAGTACAGATTTTATTTATGATGCTGAGATAACCAGTAACAACTCCAATCATGTATGCCGTATCGATTTCGATGAAGTGGTCAATTTGATTAATATTGATGGTACAGGTGGAAGCGGATATGATGTAAAGGTGGGGTACTCCGATTTAGAATCATTTGAGCTAAAGGTTTTGGACAATTTGAGACCTTCGTCCTGA